The following are from one region of the Halarcobacter sp. genome:
- a CDS encoding SLC13 family permease, translated as MKKYLITIVLTLGAYFLASFAFNTQHSILLAIIVFLVTLWTNEALPIGVVSLLPIILFPSFDILSTNATTINYSKSIIFLFLGGFIIAIATQKTELHKYISNKLLTLFPNTPRGILFSLAITSAFLSSLISNTTTALLLIPIAMFLTDNVKLKMRLVLAIAYGASIGGIVTPIGTPPNLILLGFMDQHSLEAIPFVKWIFLTGPLALVMLLIIPLFLSFGVNDIKFDTELSHKEDLTSDQRRLLYILGSLVVLLFVNSKIEPFYSGLGLNEKGILLSYGLLMLVPKIGFLEWDDMKKIPYEIIFLFGAGFSIAAAFSSTGLAQEIANYLLELTNLPVLILILLVASLITFTTEITSNTALISIALPIIYSLSQVTNIDTTLILLVATICASYAFMLPIATPPNAIAMSSGAVKVKDMAKFGIMFNILGIICITTIALVYWQYAL; from the coding sequence ATGAAAAAATATTTAATTACTATTGTTTTGACTTTGGGAGCTTATTTTTTAGCAAGTTTTGCATTTAATACCCAACATTCAATTCTTTTAGCAATAATTGTATTTCTAGTTACCTTATGGACAAATGAGGCTTTACCTATAGGTGTTGTATCTTTACTACCTATTATACTTTTTCCTAGTTTTGATATTTTAAGTACTAATGCTACGACAATAAATTATTCAAAATCTATCATTTTCCTATTCTTAGGTGGTTTTATAATTGCAATTGCTACACAAAAAACTGAGTTGCATAAGTATATTTCAAATAAACTATTAACCTTGTTTCCAAATACACCAAGGGGAATACTTTTTTCACTTGCGATAACTTCAGCTTTTTTAAGTTCACTTATTTCAAACACTACAACAGCTTTATTGTTGATTCCCATTGCAATGTTTTTAACAGATAATGTAAAATTAAAAATGAGATTGGTTTTAGCTATTGCTTATGGTGCAAGTATTGGTGGAATCGTTACCCCAATTGGTACACCTCCTAATTTAATTTTATTAGGTTTTATGGATCAACACTCTCTTGAAGCAATACCTTTTGTGAAATGGATATTTTTAACAGGACCATTAGCATTGGTGATGTTGTTAATTATCCCTTTATTTTTATCTTTTGGAGTAAATGATATTAAGTTTGATACTGAGTTGTCTCATAAAGAGGATTTAACAAGTGATCAAAGAAGATTACTGTATATCTTAGGTTCTTTAGTAGTTTTACTTTTTGTTAATTCAAAAATTGAACCATTTTATTCAGGTTTAGGTTTAAATGAAAAAGGGATATTATTAAGTTATGGACTTTTAATGTTAGTTCCTAAAATTGGTTTTCTAGAATGGGATGATATGAAAAAAATTCCTTATGAGATAATCTTTTTATTTGGTGCAGGTTTTTCCATTGCAGCAGCTTTCTCTTCAACAGGTCTTGCACAAGAGATCGCAAATTATCTTTTAGAATTAACTAACTTACCTGTATTAATATTAATTTTGTTAGTTGCATCATTAATCACTTTTACTACAGAAATTACATCTAATACAGCATTAATCTCTATTGCTTTACCTATTATCTATTCTTTAAGTCAAGTAACAAATATAGATACTACACTTATATTACTTGTAGCTACAATTTGTGCTTCTTATGCATTTATGTTGCCTATTGCAACTCCTCCAAATGCAATTGCAATGAGTAGTGGAGCTGTAAAAGTAAAAGATATGGCTAAATTTGGAATTATGTTTAATATATTAGGAATTATTTGTATTACAACTATTGCTTTAGTTTATTGGCAATATGCTTTATAA
- the selB gene encoding selenocysteine-specific translation elongation factor yields MSNYIIGTCGHIDHGKTALIKALNGYEGDSTKEEKQRGITIDLSFSNMSKGEKNVAFIDVPGHEKLVKNMIAGAFSFDCVMIVVSATEKIMPQTIEHLEILNLLGVKNAILTVTKKDLVEENQLENIIQEIEEYVKSFDFNLLFSTAVSIYDKKSIEELKDKLFALDANTKIEENFFRYYVDRIFSLQGAGTIVTGTTLGKPISLNDKVFICDIKREARVKKLQVHGQEVETSNISNRTAINLSGIKKEDIQRGFLISKKGYLRGFNTINISFNSLKTKKLKHNTNYSIFIGSKKVEAKVLLFNSQDELESGFATLKLKDDIFSIYNEKLIIRQGNITIAGAVVLNPIVDPMKKTQKLELLEALKKQNIEEAYEILIKAHKKGLGLISSAQRFALSHEKALEYAKNIEDVFIDEKALVIYPSSTKEIIKEFILNIYNKNQFALLSNQSISLRLKWASESFIQIVLDELECEGFLIKEKNLYKNPNITTNIKESLETLILKRFENENITPTAPYNIYDEMDLDRKTGDDILKSLCSKKVLIRLQHNIFIHAQSLTNIVNEMKNIIKNDGYINLKNLKEKYPISRKYLISYLDYLDTLSEIKKEEDKRVFAR; encoded by the coding sequence ATGAGTAATTATATTATAGGAACTTGTGGACATATTGACCATGGAAAAACTGCTTTAATAAAAGCATTAAATGGTTATGAAGGGGATAGTACAAAAGAGGAAAAACAAAGAGGTATTACTATTGATTTGAGTTTTTCTAATATGAGTAAAGGTGAAAAAAATGTTGCTTTTATAGATGTTCCAGGACATGAAAAACTAGTAAAAAATATGATTGCCGGAGCTTTTAGTTTTGATTGTGTAATGATAGTTGTTAGTGCAACTGAAAAGATTATGCCACAAACAATAGAACACTTAGAGATATTAAATCTTTTGGGTGTAAAAAATGCCATCTTAACAGTTACCAAAAAAGATTTAGTAGAAGAGAATCAACTAGAAAATATTATACAAGAGATTGAAGAGTATGTTAAGAGTTTTGATTTTAATCTTCTTTTTTCTACTGCTGTTTCTATATATGATAAAAAATCTATTGAAGAGTTAAAAGATAAACTTTTTGCCTTGGATGCAAATACAAAAATCGAAGAAAACTTTTTTAGATATTATGTAGATAGAATATTTTCTTTACAAGGAGCAGGTACAATTGTAACTGGTACCACACTTGGGAAACCAATATCTTTAAATGACAAAGTATTTATTTGTGATATAAAAAGGGAAGCTAGAGTAAAAAAACTTCAAGTTCATGGACAAGAGGTAGAAACTTCTAATATCTCAAATAGAACAGCAATTAATCTATCAGGTATAAAAAAAGAAGATATACAAAGAGGTTTTTTAATTTCAAAAAAAGGATATTTAAGAGGTTTTAACACAATTAATATCTCTTTTAATAGTTTAAAAACAAAAAAATTAAAACATAATACAAATTATTCAATTTTTATAGGCTCTAAAAAAGTTGAAGCTAAGGTATTACTATTTAATAGTCAAGATGAATTAGAATCTGGATTTGCAACACTAAAACTAAAAGATGATATATTTTCAATATACAATGAAAAACTAATAATAAGACAAGGAAATATTACAATAGCAGGAGCAGTTGTTTTAAATCCAATTGTTGACCCTATGAAAAAAACACAAAAATTAGAACTTCTTGAAGCACTTAAGAAGCAAAATATTGAAGAAGCCTATGAAATATTAATAAAAGCTCATAAAAAAGGGTTAGGACTTATCTCTTCAGCACAGAGATTTGCTTTAAGTCATGAAAAAGCTTTAGAGTATGCAAAAAATATTGAAGATGTTTTTATTGATGAAAAAGCACTTGTAATTTATCCTTCTTCAACAAAAGAGATTATAAAAGAGTTTATTCTAAATATCTATAATAAAAATCAGTTTGCCCTACTTTCTAATCAATCAATTTCTTTAAGATTAAAATGGGCAAGTGAAAGTTTTATACAAATAGTTTTAGATGAACTTGAATGTGAAGGTTTTTTAATAAAAGAAAAAAACCTATATAAAAACCCAAATATTACAACAAATATAAAAGAATCACTTGAAACTCTAATTTTAAAAAGATTTGAAAATGAGAATATCACTCCTACAGCTCCATACAATATATATGATGAGATGGATTTAGATAGAAAAACTGGAGATGATATTTTAAAATCTTTATGTTCAAAGAAAGTACTAATAAGACTTCAACATAATATATTTATCCATGCTCAAAGCCTTACAAATATTGTAAATGAGATGAAAAATATTATAAAAAATGATGGATATATAAATCTTAAAAATTTAAAAGAAAAATATCCTATTAGTAGAAAATATCTTATTAGCTACTTGGATTATTTAGATACTTTATCAGAGATAAAAAAAGAAGAAGATAAAAGAGTATTTGCTAGATAA